In the Telopea speciosissima isolate NSW1024214 ecotype Mountain lineage chromosome 2, Tspe_v1, whole genome shotgun sequence genome, one interval contains:
- the LOC122652275 gene encoding VQ motif-containing protein 4, translating to MENSPRRQEGENPSALTSPKSNSSSSSSSNSNGVQLPLTPKPISRSDANAYPTTFIQADTSSFKQVVQMLTGSSETAKQASKANPADPSNKSAIPPIKSGPKKQGFKLYERRNSLKNLKISPLMPGALVHPNSGFSPRKPEILSPSLLDFPGLVLSPVTPLIPDPFNRSPPTCNSNDSMAEEKAIAEKGFYLHPSPITTPRDSEPRLLPLFPVTSPKVSGSS from the coding sequence ATGGAGAACTCTCCAAGGCGTCAAGAGGGAGAGAACCCATCTGCTTTAACCTCTCCAAAGAGcaatagcagcagcagtagtagcagcaacagcaatggAGTTCAACTTCCCTTGACGCCAAAACCCATCTCCAGATCTGATGCTAATGCTTACCCAACGACCTTCATTCAAGCTGATACCTCATCCTTCAAGCAAGTTGTTCAGATGCTCACTGGATCATCAGAGACAGCCAAACAAGCATCCAAGGCAAACCCTGCTGATCCATCCAACAAGAGCGCTATACCTCCAATTAAGTCTGGACCCAAGAAACAAGGTTTCAAGCTTTACGAGAGGAGAAACAGTCTCAAGAATCTCAAGATCAGTCCTTTGATGCCTGGAGCACTGGTCCATCCGAATTCTGGGTTTTCGCCGAGGAAGCCAGAGATCTTGTCGCCAAGTCTGCTAGATTTTCCTGGGCTTGTTCTGAGCCCTGTTACGCCTTTGATCCCTGACCCCTTTAATAGGTCTCCTCCAACTTGTAACAGTAACGATTCTATGGCGGAGGAAAAAGCGATTGCAGAGAAAGGGTTCTATTTGCATCCGTCTCCGATTACGACTCCAAGAGACTCAGAGCCCCGGCTTTTGCCCCTGTTTCCGGTGACATCTCCCAAAGTTTCAGGTTCTTCTTGA